The following coding sequences lie in one Spinacia oleracea cultivar Varoflay chromosome 1, BTI_SOV_V1, whole genome shotgun sequence genomic window:
- the LOC110802739 gene encoding enhancer of rudimentary homolog isoform X2: MQTSHNRSSRTFMDYESISQAMDGICALYEKKLKEINPTLRNISYDIGDLYNFVDGLADLSALVFDHSIQGYLPYDREWIKQRTLQRLKKLAR; the protein is encoded by the exons ATGCAGACATCACATAACAGATCATCTCGAACATTTATGGATTATGAGTCGATAAGCCAAGCAATGGATG GTATCTGTGCATTGTATGAAAAGAAGCTGAAGGAGATAAATCCAACCCTCAGAAACATCAGTTATGACATTGGTGACTTGTACAACTTCGTTGATGGGCTTGCTGATTTGAGTGCATTAGT TTTTGATCATTCTATTCAGGGTTACTTGCCATATGATAGGGAATGGATCAAACAGAGGACACTTCAACGACTCAAAAAATTAGCAAGGTGA
- the LOC110802739 gene encoding enhancer of rudimentary homolog isoform X1: MDNKHTIILMQTSHNRSSRTFMDYESISQAMDGICALYEKKLKEINPTLRNISYDIGDLYNFVDGLADLSALVFDHSIQGYLPYDREWIKQRTLQRLKKLAR; the protein is encoded by the exons ATG GATAATAAGCACACAATTATCCTAATGCAGACATCACATAACAGATCATCTCGAACATTTATGGATTATGAGTCGATAAGCCAAGCAATGGATG GTATCTGTGCATTGTATGAAAAGAAGCTGAAGGAGATAAATCCAACCCTCAGAAACATCAGTTATGACATTGGTGACTTGTACAACTTCGTTGATGGGCTTGCTGATTTGAGTGCATTAGT TTTTGATCATTCTATTCAGGGTTACTTGCCATATGATAGGGAATGGATCAAACAGAGGACACTTCAACGACTCAAAAAATTAGCAAGGTGA
- the LOC110802733 gene encoding probable folate-biopterin transporter 2, giving the protein MVEDENPEAKLKVMDEEELRVDPKFGFWDYIRGPLNWLKMLAKEMHWSFVFGVVIVYGFNQGLGGALNRVGTEYYMKDVQKLQPSEAQIYQGFTSIPWMVKPIWGLMTDVVPILGFHRRPYFIFAGILGIVPMLYLSLHQQMHIFFAVLSLTIGSAGAAIADVTVDACVAQNSNKHPHLAPDMQSLCSLSSSTGSLLGFFLSGLLVHFIGPKGVFGLLAIPAALVCLVGIILQEPQTVNFSYKQVGKKFLDATKTMTATLKLPDVWKPCLYLYLSNAMSFNIYDGMFYWYTDSDAGPHFSQEFVGYILSIGAAGAILGSLLFQYALKDHPFRDLCFWSQLLLGLSGMLDLMLVLRLNLIVGIPDHIFAVLDECAFQFLGRLKWMPLLVLSSKLCPSGIEGTFFALIMSIGNIGTFSSSWFGGVLLNILKITRTRFDNLWVAILIRNIARISPLLVIFLVPRTDPTSSILPSKVPSTEIPDDDKIELVSLMTSADRR; this is encoded by the exons ATGGTTGAAGATGAAAACCCAGAAGCTAAATTGAAGGTAATGGACGAAGAAGAACTTAGAGTGGATCCCAAGTTTGGGTTTTGGGATTATATTAGGGGGCCACTAAATTGGCTCAAAATGCTTGCTAAAGAGATGCATTGGAGTTTTGTGTTTGGGGTAGTGATTGTGTATGGATTTAATCAGGGTTTGGGTGGAGCACTAAATCGTGTCGGTACCGAGTATTACATGAAGGATGTCCAGAAATTGCAGCCTTCTGAGGCACAGATTTATCAAGGGTTTACTTCAATTCCTTGGATGGTTAAGCCTATTTGGGGTCTCATGACAGATGTTGTTCCTATTCTAGGGTTTCATAGAAGGCCTTACTTCATATTTGCAG GTATTCTTGGCATAGTGCCCATGCTATACTTATCTTTGCACCAGCAGATGCACATCTTCTTCGCAGTGCTGTCTTTAACAATAGGGAGTGCAGGAGCAGCAATAGCAGATGTGACTGTTGATGCATGTGTAGCACAGAACTCTAATAAGCATCCACATCTTGCTCCTGACATGCAAAGCTTATGTTCATTGAGTTCTTCCACTGGATCACTCCTGGGATTCTTTCTCAGTGGTCTTTTGGTTCACTTCATTGGCCCAAAG GGGGTTTTTGGATTGCTGGCAATCCCAGCGGCACTTGTATGTCTGGTCGGAATCATACTTCAAGAGCCTCAAACAGTAAACTTCTCTTACAAACAG GTTGGTAAGAAGTTCCTTGATGCAACCAAAACCATGACAGCCACACTGAAATTGCCAGATGTGTGGAAACCATGTCTATATCTATACCTCAGCAATGCTATGAGTTTCAATATATATGATGGAATGTTTTACTGGTATACTGATTCAGATGCAGGTCCTCATTTTTCTCAG GAATTCGTGGGCTATATTCTTTCCATTGGTGCAGCTGGTGCAATATTGGGATCACTACTGTTTCAATATGCCTTGAAAGATCACCCATTCCGGGATCTATGTTTCTGGAGTCAGCTTCTGTTAGGTCTATCAGGGATGCTTGATTTGATGCTGGTTTTACGATTGAACTTAATAGTTGGTATTCCAGATCATATATTTGCAGTACTGGATGAATGCGCATTCCAGTTTCTTGGGAGGCTCAAATGGATGCCGCTACTCGTTCTCAGTTCAAAGCTTTGTCCTTCTGGAATAGAAGGCACCTTCTTTGCATTAATCATGTCGATTGGTAACATTGGTACGTTCTCTTCATCATGGTTCGGAGGTGtgttactcaatattttgaaaatcacaagaacaagATTTGACAATCTTTGGGTAGCCATACTGATCCGTAACATAGCTAGAATCTCTCCACTCTTGGTAATATTTTTAGTACCTAGGACTGATCCCACCTCTTCCATTCTTCCATCTAAAGTCCCAAGTACAGAAATTCCggatgatgacaaaattgagcTAGTATCTCTCATGACCAGTGCCGATAGAAGATGA
- the LOC110802731 gene encoding inositol polyphosphate multikinase beta, translating into MPMFKVPDHQVAGHQALNGQLGPLIDETGLFYKPLQEDERGLREAEFYKTFSADVRVPDHIRKFFPKSFGTKLLDASDGSGPLSHLVLEDLMSKYENPSIVDFKIGSRTWYPQATDEYIEKCLKKDKITSSLSLGFRISGLQIYEGQESGYWKPDRKVTIKYKPEDVRMVLRKFVSVNQSSDSKKESGCSTFASSVYGGSSGILAQLQELKSWFEEQTIYHFYSCSVLMVYDKESLAKGKEVVPAIKLVDFAHVVEGEGILDHNFLGGLCSLIKFISDTNKDCLQNQGS; encoded by the coding sequence ATGCCAATGTTTAAGGTCCCAGATCACCAGGTTGCTGGACACCAGGCTCTTAATGGGCAGCTTGGCCCACTCATAGACGAAACAGGTTTATTCTACAAGCCACTTCAGGAGGATGAAAGAGGCTTAAGAGAAGCTGAATTCTACAAGACATTCTCAGCTGATGTCAGAGTGCCTGATCACATACGCAAATTCTTTCCCAAATCTTTTGGAACCAAGCTTCTAGATGCTTCTGATGGATCTGGGCCTCTTTCTCACCTTGTTCTAGAAGATTTAATGTCAAAGTATGAAAATCCATCCATAGTTGATTTTAAGATTGGGTCCAGAACCTGGTACCCACAAGCAACGGATGAGTACATTGAGAAATGTCTCAAAAAAGACAAAATAACCTCTAGTCTTTCTTTGGGTTTTAGGATATCAGGTTTACAAATCTATGAAGGTCAGGAATCAGGGTATTGGAAGCCTGATCGAAAGGTGACAATAAAGTATAAACCAGAAGATGTCAGAATGGTTTTGAGGAAGTTCGTCTCAGTAAACCAATCATCAGATTCCAAGAAAGAATCGGGTTGTAGTACATTTGCTTCAAGTGTGTATGGTGGTTCTTCAGGAATTTTGGCACAGTTACAGGAGCTGAAGTCATGGTTTGAGGAGCAAACAATTTACCACTTTTATTCTTGCTCAGTTTTGATGGTTTATGACAAGGAATCACTAGCGAAAGGTAAAGAGGTGGTTCCTGCAATAAAGCTTGTTGATTTTGCTCATGTTGTTGAAGGTGAAGGCATTCTTGATCATAACTTCTTGGGCGGGCTTTGCTCATTGATCAAATTCATCTCCGACACTAACAAAGATTGTTTACAGAATCAAGGGTCCTAG